A window of Elusimicrobiaceae bacterium contains these coding sequences:
- a CDS encoding pilus assembly protein, with translation MRSNACRGGPGPKGQATVELLLVLPVFLMVIFLIMELGMLCYQMLLVNHAMYEVARICALSAGPKDARNGRRCDEKTGKANQLFGQMFGTSADGIIQFQQVTAICEPDGQQDGQNDVEYQDMVVEAKFKLKLFFPLTCHALGDCGHMTKDFDARLKMPVEYPVWCKNGTCV, from the coding sequence ATGCGCAGCAATGCGTGTCGCGGGGGTCCGGGTCCGAAAGGCCAGGCAACGGTTGAGTTGCTGCTGGTTCTGCCGGTATTCCTGATGGTAATATTCCTCATAATGGAATTGGGGATGCTGTGCTATCAGATGCTGCTGGTGAACCATGCGATGTATGAAGTTGCCCGGATCTGCGCGCTTTCGGCGGGCCCCAAAGATGCCCGCAACGGCAGAAGATGTGATGAGAAAACCGGCAAGGCTAACCAGTTGTTCGGGCAGATGTTCGGCACAAGCGCGGACGGGATAATCCAGTTCCAGCAGGTGACCGCGATCTGCGAGCCGGACGGGCAGCAGGACGGGCAGAATGATGTGGAGTATCAGGATATGGTGGTTGAGGCGAAGTTCAAGCTTAAACTGTTTTTTCCGCTGACTTGCCACGCGCTGGGCGACTGCGGGCACATGACAAAGGATTTTGACGCCAGGCTGAAGATGCCGGTGGAATACCCGGTCTGGTGCAAAAACGGGACCTGCGTCTGA
- a CDS encoding class III signal peptide-containing protein produces MKKLKSLIKGKRGQNTVEYLLILAAIVGVALVVGIALKNKLPAAANEVMTKITGAIGTLSTN; encoded by the coding sequence ATGAAAAAGCTTAAATCGTTAATCAAAGGAAAACGCGGTCAGAATACGGTCGAGTATTTGCTGATTCTGGCGGCTATCGTCGGTGTTGCGCTGGTAGTCGGCATCGCGCTTAAGAACAAGTTGCCGGCCGCCGCAAATGAGGTAATGACCAAAATTACCGGCGCGATCGGTACGCTGAGCACCAATTAG